A stretch of the Rodentibacter haemolyticus genome encodes the following:
- a CDS encoding calcium-binding protein gives MNNITLKINTENGKTLQTVAITTQKGSATVVKQPLEKISFELVDDSTQLAPQPIFAKRNGNNLEIAFEDEKNSPSLIIEDYYSNDELSPVIGLAENHSYYAYFPQTGESADAIAALQQNVIAAEVLGGEAFVVPFLPNWGWVLAGLGIIGLGALVASSSSSSGGSSGSDSNTNTNNNEALNVAKTAIDAAKAADKAAKDALAEAQKDGNITAEEKADLQAKADEATAKKAAAENAIKALPDDNADKAGLTEEVGKLDGIQVPEVTPQEDPAKDAKLALEEAKAADKAAKDALAKANEDGKITETEKADLQAKAKDAADKKAAAENAIKALPDDNADKAGLTEEVGKLDGIQVPEVTPQEDPAKDAKLALEEAKAADKAAKDALAKANEDGKITETEKADLQAKADEAAAKKAAAENAIKALPDDNADKAGLTEEVGKLDGIQVPEVTPQEDPAKDAKLALEEAKAADKAAKDALAKANEDGKITETEKADLQAKADEAAAKKAAAENAIKALPDDNADKAGLTEEVGKLDGIQVPEVTPQEDPAKDAKLALEEAKAADKAAKDALAKANEDGKITETEKADLQAKADEAAAKKAAAENAIKALPDDNADKAGLTEEVGKLDGIQVPEVTPQEDPAKDAKLALEEAKAADKAAKDALAKANEDGNITAEEKADLQAKADEAAAKKAAAENAIKALPDDNADKAGLTEEVGKLDGIQVPEVTPQEDPAKDAKLALEEAKAADKAAKDALAKANEDGKITETEKADLQAKADEAAAKKAAAENAIKALPDDNADKAGLTEEVGKLDGIQVPEVTPQEDPAKDAKLALEEAKAADKAAKDALAKANEDGKITETEKADLQAKADEAAAKKAAAENAIKALPDDNADKAGLTEEVGKLDGIQVPEVTPQEDPAKDAKLALEEAKAADKAAKDALAKANEDGNITAEEKADLQAKADEAAAKKAAAENAIKALPDDNADKAGLTEEVGKLDGIQVPEVTPQEDPAKDAKLALEEAKAADKAAKDALAKANEDGKITETEKADLQAKADEAAAKKAAAENAIKALPDDNADKAGLTEEVGKLDGIQVPEVTPQEDPAKDAKLALEEAKAADKAAKDALAKANEDGNITAEEKADLQAKADEAAAKKAAAENAIKALPDDNADKAGLTEEVGKLDGIQVPEVTPQEDPAKDAKLALEEAKAADKAAKDALAKANEDGKITETEKADLQAKADEAAAKKAAAENAIKALPDDNADKAGLTEEVGKLDGIQVPEVTPQEDPAKDAKLALEEAKAADKAAKDALAKANEDGKITETEKADLQAKADEAAAKKAAAENAIKALPDDNADKAGLTEEVGKLDGIQVPEVTPQEDPAKDAKLALEEAKAADKAAKDALAKANEDGNITAEEKADLQAKADEAAAKKAAAENAIKALPDDNADKAGLTEEVGKLDGIQVPEVTPQEDPAKDAKLALEEAKAADKAAKDALAKANEDGKITETEKADLQAKADEAAAKKAAAENAIKALPDDNADKAGLTEEVGKLDGIQVPEVTPQEDPAKDAKLALEEAKAADKAAKDALAKANEDGNITAEEKADLQAKADEAAAKKAAAENAIKALPDDNADKAGLTEEVGKLDGIQVPEVTPPTDSNNWVDTTDWEEDTDTSDEPADKDLPDDKDEDDRPVTDPNVIITGRTVPNNPTKRVVDKIKEKNPLSADKIGEKGQINTGNDDDLVVVGKGTNANDISGKMSITGGTINTNAGKDKVIITNNAISTKINTGADEDKVDIYGNLRSTSATSNSVIQTGDGNDVLTVRGKLMGLNNQLDLEMGDDTVIIGGGALYNTAAANDVSKRTNWNKIDLGEGNDKLSMGERGAGNIQYTGIQAGTGDDTVILKPNRGKGDLFWVHTDLGDGNDNLVVEASDLRMTHIYGGDGNDTIDLSKAQFTTTYHTHVGDSSIDGGAGNDKIILGDVGYTTDAHYYRITGGAGNDVIEFTKDYSAVEYNNQGNETNAARNQTDIRGGEGFDTIAISGTGTTVNLHSGYSGAGTSKPEGLREFEAVDMTATGAQKVVLKASDVLANSGSTPLYISGDSNDTVDTKGTFTKGTEKVTHTALDGKEHTYTLYTSTEGAKLYIDDTITNII, from the coding sequence ATGAATAATATTACCCTGAAAATCAATACTGAGAACGGTAAAACATTGCAAACTGTTGCAATTACCACTCAAAAAGGTTCGGCTACCGTTGTTAAACAGCCGCTAGAGAAAATCTCCTTTGAATTGGTTGATGATTCCACACAATTGGCTCCCCAACCTATTTTTGCCAAACGCAATGGCAATAATTTAGAAATAGCGTTTGAAGACGAAAAAAATTCACCAAGTTTAATTATTGAAGATTACTATAGTAATGATGAATTAAGCCCGGTTATTGGTTTAGCAGAGAATCATTCCTATTATGCTTATTTCCCGCAGACAGGTGAAAGTGCCGATGCAATCGCTGCATTACAGCAAAACGTTATCGCCGCTGAAGTTCTTGGCGGCGAAGCTTTTGTGGTTCCGTTTTTACCGAATTGGGGGTGGGTGCTTGCCGGTTTGGGGATCATTGGTTTAGGTGCGCTTGTTGCAAGTTCATCTAGTTCGTCTGGTGGTTCCTCTGGAAGTGATTCCAATACGAATACGAATAATAATGAGGCCTTGAATGTGGCTAAAACAGCGATCGATGCGGCCAAAGCGGCAGATAAAGCGGCGAAGGATGCCTTAGCCGAAGCGCAAAAAGACGGCAACATCACTGCGGAAGAAAAAGCGGATTTACAAGCTAAAGCGGATGAAGCAACGGCGAAAAAAGCGGCAGCGGAAAACGCTATCAAAGCGTTACCGGATGATAATGCGGATAAAGCGGGCTTAACGGAAGAAGTGGGTAAACTGGACGGTATTCAAGTACCGGAGGTCACGCCACAAGAAGATCCGGCAAAAGACGCAAAACTCGCCTTGGAAGAAGCGAAAGCGGCAGATAAAGCGGCGAAGGATGCCTTAGCGAAAGCGAACGAAGACGGTAAAATTACTGAAACAGAAAAAGCGGATTTACAAGCGAAAGCTAAAGACGCGGCAGATAAAAAAGCGGCAGCGGAAAACGCTATCAAAGCGTTACCGGATGATAATGCGGATAAAGCGGGCTTAACGGAAGAAGTGGGTAAACTGGACGGTATTCAAGTACCGGAGGTCACGCCACAAGAAGATCCGGCAAAAGACGCAAAACTCGCCTTGGAAGAAGCGAAAGCGGCAGATAAAGCGGCGAAGGATGCCTTAGCGAAAGCGAACGAAGACGGTAAAATTACTGAAACAGAAAAAGCGGATTTACAAGCGAAAGCGGATGAAGCAGCGGCGAAAAAAGCGGCAGCGGAAAACGCTATTAAAGCTTTACCGGATGATAATGCGGATAAAGCGGGCTTAACGGAAGAAGTAGGTAAACTGGACGGTATTCAAGTACCGGAGGTCACGCCACAAGAAGATCCGGCAAAAGACGCAAAACTTGCCTTGGAAGAAGCGAAAGCGGCAGATAAAGCGGCGAAGGATGCCTTAGCGAAAGCGAACGAAGACGGTAAAATTACTGAAACAGAAAAAGCGGATTTACAAGCGAAAGCGGATGAAGCAGCGGCGAAAAAAGCGGCAGCGGAAAACGCTATTAAAGCTTTACCGGATGATAATGCGGATAAAGCGGGTTTAACGGAAGAAGTAGGTAAACTGGACGGTATTCAAGTACCGGAGGTCACGCCACAAGAAGATCCGGCAAAAGACGCAAAACTCGCCTTGGAAGAAGCGAAAGCGGCAGATAAAGCGGCGAAGGATGCCTTAGCGAAAGCGAACGAAGACGGTAAAATTACTGAAACAGAAAAAGCGGATTTACAAGCGAAAGCGGATGAAGCAGCGGCGAAAAAAGCGGCAGCGGAAAACGCTATTAAAGCTTTACCGGATGATAATGCGGATAAAGCGGGCTTAACGGAAGAAGTAGGTAAACTGGACGGTATTCAAGTACCGGAGGTCACGCCACAAGAAGATCCGGCAAAAGACGCAAAACTTGCCTTGGAAGAAGCGAAAGCGGCAGATAAAGCGGCGAAAGACGCCTTAGCGAAAGCGAACGAAGACGGCAACATCACCGCGGAAGAAAAAGCGGATTTACAAGCGAAAGCGGATGAAGCAGCGGCGAAAAAAGCGGCAGCGGAAAACGCTATTAAAGCTTTACCGGATGATAATGCGGATAAAGCGGGTTTAACGGAAGAAGTAGGTAAACTGGACGGTATTCAAGTACCGGAGGTCACGCCACAAGAAGATCCGGCAAAAGACGCAAAACTCGCCTTGGAAGAAGCGAAAGCGGCAGATAAAGCGGCGAAGGATGCCTTAGCGAAAGCGAACGAAGACGGTAAAATTACTGAAACAGAAAAAGCGGATTTACAAGCGAAAGCGGATGAAGCAGCGGCGAAAAAAGCGGCAGCGGAAAACGCTATTAAAGCTTTACCGGATGATAATGCGGATAAAGCGGGCTTAACGGAAGAAGTAGGTAAACTGGACGGTATTCAAGTACCGGAGGTCACGCCACAAGAAGATCCGGCAAAAGACGCAAAACTTGCCTTGGAAGAAGCGAAAGCGGCAGATAAAGCGGCGAAGGATGCCTTAGCGAAAGCGAACGAAGACGGTAAAATTACTGAAACAGAAAAAGCGGATTTACAAGCGAAAGCGGATGAAGCAGCGGCGAAAAAAGCGGCAGCGGAAAACGCTATTAAAGCTTTACCGGATGATAATGCGGATAAAGCGGGCTTAACGGAAGAAGTAGGTAAACTGGACGGTATTCAAGTACCGGAGGTCACGCCACAAGAAGATCCGGCAAAAGACGCAAAACTTGCCTTGGAAGAAGCGAAAGCGGCAGATAAAGCGGCGAAAGACGCCTTAGCGAAAGCGAACGAAGACGGCAACATCACCGCGGAAGAAAAAGCGGATTTACAAGCGAAAGCGGATGAAGCAGCGGCGAAAAAAGCGGCAGCGGAAAACGCTATTAAAGCTTTACCGGATGATAATGCGGATAAAGCGGGTTTAACGGAAGAAGTAGGTAAACTGGACGGTATTCAAGTACCGGAGGTCACGCCACAAGAAGATCCGGCAAAAGACGCAAAACTCGCCTTGGAAGAAGCGAAAGCGGCAGATAAAGCGGCGAAGGATGCCTTAGCGAAAGCGAACGAAGACGGTAAAATTACTGAAACAGAAAAAGCGGATTTACAAGCGAAAGCGGATGAAGCAGCGGCGAAAAAAGCGGCAGCGGAAAACGCTATTAAAGCTTTACCGGATGATAATGCGGATAAAGCGGGCTTAACGGAAGAAGTAGGTAAACTGGACGGTATTCAAGTACCGGAGGTCACGCCACAAGAAGATCCGGCAAAAGACGCAAAACTTGCCTTGGAAGAAGCGAAAGCGGCAGATAAAGCGGCGAAAGACGCCTTAGCGAAAGCGAACGAAGACGGCAACATCACCGCGGAAGAAAAAGCGGATTTACAAGCGAAAGCGGATGAAGCAGCGGCGAAAAAAGCGGCAGCGGAAAACGCTATTAAAGCTTTACCGGATGATAATGCGGATAAAGCGGGTTTAACGGAAGAAGTAGGTAAACTGGACGGTATTCAAGTACCGGAGGTCACGCCACAAGAAGATCCGGCAAAAGACGCAAAACTCGCCTTGGAAGAAGCGAAAGCGGCAGATAAAGCGGCGAAGGATGCCTTAGCGAAAGCGAACGAAGACGGTAAAATTACTGAAACAGAAAAAGCGGATTTACAAGCGAAAGCGGATGAAGCAGCGGCGAAAAAAGCGGCAGCGGAAAACGCTATTAAAGCTTTACCGGATGATAATGCGGATAAAGCGGGCTTAACGGAAGAAGTAGGTAAACTGGACGGTATTCAAGTACCGGAGGTCACGCCACAAGAAGATCCGGCAAAAGACGCAAAACTTGCCTTGGAAGAAGCGAAAGCGGCAGATAAAGCGGCGAAGGATGCCTTAGCGAAAGCGAACGAAGACGGTAAAATTACTGAAACAGAAAAAGCGGATTTACAAGCGAAAGCGGATGAAGCAGCGGCGAAAAAAGCGGCAGCGGAAAACGCTATTAAAGCTTTACCGGATGATAATGCGGATAAAGCGGGCTTAACGGAAGAAGTAGGTAAACTGGACGGTATTCAAGTACCGGAGGTCACGCCACAAGAAGATCCGGCAAAAGACGCAAAACTTGCCTTGGAAGAAGCGAAAGCGGCAGATAAAGCGGCGAAAGACGCCTTAGCGAAAGCGAACGAAGACGGCAACATCACCGCGGAAGAAAAAGCGGATTTACAAGCGAAAGCGGATGAAGCAGCGGCGAAAAAAGCGGCAGCGGAAAACGCTATTAAAGCTTTACCGGATGATAATGCGGATAAAGCGGGTTTAACGGAAGAAGTAGGTAAACTGGACGGTATTCAAGTACCGGAGGTCACGCCACAAGAAGATCCGGCAAAAGACGCAAAACTCGCCTTGGAAGAAGCGAAAGCGGCAGATAAAGCGGCGAAGGATGCCTTAGCGAAAGCGAACGAAGACGGTAAAATTACTGAAACAGAAAAAGCGGATTTACAAGCGAAAGCGGATGAAGCAGCGGCGAAAAAAGCGGCAGCGGAAAACGCTATTAAAGCTTTACCGGATGATAATGCGGATAAAGCGGGCTTAACGGAAGAAGTAGGTAAACTGGACGGTATTCAAGTACCGGAGGTCACGCCACAAGAAGATCCGGCAAAAGACGCAAAACTTGCCTTGGAAGAAGCGAAAGCGGCAGATAAAGCGGCGAAAGACGCCTTAGCGAAAGCGAACGAAGACGGCAACATCACCGCGGAAGAAAAAGCGGATTTACAAGCGAAAGCGGATGAAGCAGCGGCGAAAAAAGCGGCAGCGGAAAACGCTATCAAAGCGTTACCGGATGATAATGCGGATAAAGCGGGCTTAACGGAAGAAGTAGGTAAACTGGACGGTATTCAAGTACCGGAAGTCACGCCACCAACAGATAGCAACAACTGGGTAGATACCACTGACTGGGAGGAAGATACTGACACTTCAGATGAACCGGCGGATAAAGACTTGCCGGATGATAAAGATGAAGATGATAGACCGGTTACTGATCCTAATGTGATTATAACCGGACGAACTGTACCGAATAATCCGACTAAGCGTGTAGTGGACAAGATCAAAGAGAAAAATCCATTATCTGCCGATAAAATTGGTGAAAAAGGACAGATCAATACCGGAAATGATGATGATCTTGTCGTTGTAGGTAAAGGAACCAATGCTAATGATATTAGCGGCAAAATGTCAATTACCGGCGGTACGATTAATACCAATGCAGGAAAAGACAAAGTTATTATTACCAATAATGCCATTAGTACGAAAATTAATACCGGAGCAGATGAAGACAAAGTTGATATTTACGGTAACCTTCGTTCTACATCAGCAACCAGTAATTCAGTTATCCAAACAGGAGATGGTAACGATGTGTTAACTGTGCGTGGAAAATTAATGGGTCTGAATAATCAGCTTGATCTTGAAATGGGTGATGATACGGTTATTATTGGTGGCGGCGCACTTTACAATACGGCTGCCGCGAATGATGTAAGTAAGAGAACTAACTGGAACAAGATTGATCTTGGTGAAGGGAATGATAAATTATCAATGGGGGAAAGAGGCGCCGGAAATATCCAATATACGGGGATTCAAGCAGGTACTGGAGATGACACCGTTATTTTGAAACCAAATCGAGGCAAAGGTGATTTATTCTGGGTTCACACGGATCTTGGCGATGGCAATGATAATTTAGTTGTGGAAGCAAGTGATTTACGTATGACCCATATTTATGGTGGTGATGGTAATGACACTATTGATTTAAGTAAGGCACAATTCACCACAACTTATCATACCCATGTTGGAGATAGCTCTATTGATGGTGGTGCCGGTAACGATAAGATTATTTTGGGTGATGTAGGTTATACTACTGATGCTCATTATTATAGAATTACCGGCGGTGCTGGCAATGATGTGATTGAGTTCACAAAAGACTATAGTGCAGTTGAATACAATAATCAAGGCAATGAAACCAATGCCGCGCGTAACCAAACAGATATTCGTGGTGGAGAAGGTTTTGATACTATTGCGATTAGTGGAACCGGCACAACGGTAAATCTACATTCTGGATATTCTGGAGCGGGCACTAGTAAACCGGAGGGTTTAAGAGAATTTGAAGCGGTTGATATGACAGCTACGGGCGCACAGAAAGTGGTTTTAAAAGCATCAGATGTGCTCGCGAATTCGGGTTCTACACCATTGTATATTTCCGGTGATAGCAACGATACTGTGGATACGAAAGGTACCTTTACAAAAGGCACCGAAAAGGTTACTCATACCGCATTAGATGGTAAAGAGCATACTTATACGCTTTATACTTCTACAGAAGGAGCGAAGCTATATATTGATGATACGATCACCAATATTATTTAA
- the dauA gene encoding C4-dicarboxylic acid transporter DauA: protein MHIKSFFSKNVFLAVKPFSALKDAFRAGYTKKSLMRDIIAGLTVGVIAIPLSMALAIASGVPPQHGLYTAIIAGIVIAITGGSRFNISGPTAAFVVILYPVTQQFGLSGLLMATLLSGVILILMALFRLGRLIEYIPLPVTLGFTCGIGITIGTLQIKDFLGLSIEKMPAHYPEKIHAILTALPTVNWADTAVGLVTLLVLTQWRKFRLAIPGHLPAVMIGTALALLFQYFGFEVATIGSAFQYALPDGSIGRGIPNVLPDFALPWNIPNAQGELIQWDFESLQALLPAAFSMAVLGAIESLLCAVVLDNMTDTKHHSNNELLAQGLGNLVSPFFGGITATAAIARSAANVKSGAVSPIASVVHALLVLFALLLFAQALSYLPLPSMAALLLVVAWNMASVNEIIHLARRSGKNEITVLFTCLILTVLFDMVIAISVGVLLASLLFIRTIAEMTKAIEHNAPEYLDNVLVYRISGPLFFAAADKLFSDLHDKTVHTDHEIKHIVLQCDAVTVLDAGGIHALTRFVQHMLPHQQLYLCNMQFQPLRMLVKSNTIPEIQKINFSSYLSETFDKIRNFVQSHS, encoded by the coding sequence ATGCACATTAAATCATTCTTTTCTAAAAATGTGTTTTTAGCCGTAAAACCTTTTAGTGCGTTGAAAGATGCATTTCGCGCCGGTTATACGAAAAAATCACTAATGCGGGATATTATCGCAGGTTTAACGGTGGGGGTAATTGCGATACCGCTTTCTATGGCGTTGGCGATTGCCAGTGGCGTTCCTCCACAGCATGGACTTTATACCGCAATCATTGCAGGGATTGTGATTGCAATTACGGGAGGTTCCCGATTCAATATCTCTGGGCCAACCGCCGCTTTTGTGGTGATTTTGTATCCCGTTACCCAGCAATTTGGGTTGAGTGGTTTATTGATGGCGACGTTGCTCTCCGGCGTGATTTTAATTTTAATGGCATTGTTTCGGCTTGGGCGATTAATTGAATACATTCCTTTGCCGGTAACGTTGGGGTTTACTTGCGGAATTGGGATTACTATCGGTACCTTACAAATTAAAGATTTTCTTGGACTCAGTATTGAAAAAATGCCGGCCCACTATCCGGAAAAAATTCACGCAATTTTGACCGCACTTCCAACTGTCAATTGGGCGGATACCGCCGTGGGATTGGTTACTTTATTGGTATTAACACAATGGCGTAAATTTCGGCTTGCAATTCCGGGTCATTTACCTGCGGTGATGATAGGAACTGCTTTGGCTTTATTGTTTCAGTATTTTGGCTTTGAGGTTGCAACCATTGGTTCCGCTTTCCAATATGCTTTACCTGACGGCTCTATAGGACGGGGAATTCCAAATGTATTACCTGATTTTGCATTACCTTGGAATATTCCTAATGCGCAGGGAGAGCTTATTCAATGGGATTTTGAGAGTTTGCAAGCCTTATTGCCGGCTGCTTTTTCAATGGCGGTATTGGGGGCGATTGAATCTTTATTATGTGCAGTCGTGCTTGATAATATGACGGATACCAAACACCATTCCAATAATGAATTGCTTGCACAGGGGTTAGGCAATCTTGTTTCCCCTTTCTTTGGCGGGATTACGGCAACGGCGGCAATTGCGCGTTCTGCTGCGAATGTGAAATCCGGTGCGGTTTCACCGATTGCCAGCGTTGTTCACGCGCTTTTAGTTTTATTTGCGTTACTTTTATTTGCGCAGGCGCTGTCTTATTTACCGCTTCCTTCTATGGCGGCATTGCTTTTAGTGGTAGCGTGGAATATGGCAAGCGTGAATGAAATTATTCACCTTGCACGCCGTTCCGGTAAAAATGAAATAACAGTGTTGTTCACTTGCCTGATTTTAACCGTATTATTTGATATGGTGATTGCTATCAGCGTGGGGGTATTACTGGCAAGTTTATTGTTTATTCGTACGATTGCAGAGATGACAAAAGCCATTGAACATAATGCTCCGGAATATTTGGATAACGTATTGGTTTACCGTATCAGCGGACCATTATTTTTTGCCGCCGCAGATAAATTATTTTCGGATCTTCATGATAAAACCGTGCATACGGATCACGAAATCAAGCATATTGTGTTGCAATGTGATGCGGTGACCGTGTTGGATGCCGGCGGCATTCATGCACTTACGCGATTTGTGCAGCATATGTTGCCACATCAACAGCTTTATCTTTGTAATATGCAGTTCCAACCGCTCAGAATGCTGGTGAAATCAAATACCATACCTGAAATACAAAAGATTAATTTTTCTTCGTATTTATCGGAAACCTTCGATAAAATCAGAAATTTTGTACAATCTCATTCATAA
- the rph gene encoding ribonuclease PH: MRPNNRENNQPRQIKITRHYTKHAEGSVLVEFGDTKVLCTATVEDSVPRFLKGQNQGWVTAEYGMLPRSTHSRMQREAAKGKQGGRTMEIQRLIARSLRAMVDLKALGERAITLDCDVIQADGGTRTASITGAAVALCDAINGLIENGTLKTNPIKGLVSAISVGIVEGKAVCDLEYVEDSAAQTDMNVVMMEDGRMIEVQGTAEGEPFSHEELLTLLDLAKQGCHQIFAAQREALGI, translated from the coding sequence ATGCGTCCGAATAATCGAGAAAATAATCAACCCCGTCAAATAAAAATCACCCGTCATTACACCAAACACGCCGAAGGTTCTGTTTTAGTCGAATTTGGCGATACCAAAGTGCTTTGCACGGCAACGGTGGAAGATTCCGTGCCGCGTTTTTTAAAAGGGCAAAATCAAGGTTGGGTGACAGCAGAATACGGTATGTTGCCGCGCTCGACCCATAGCCGTATGCAGCGTGAAGCGGCAAAAGGGAAACAAGGCGGGCGCACGATGGAAATTCAACGTTTAATTGCCCGCTCGTTACGTGCCATGGTGGATTTAAAAGCGCTTGGTGAGCGTGCAATTACTCTTGATTGTGATGTTATCCAAGCAGATGGCGGCACACGCACGGCATCTATCACAGGGGCGGCTGTTGCATTATGTGATGCGATTAATGGTTTAATCGAAAACGGGACCTTAAAAACGAATCCTATCAAAGGTTTGGTTTCTGCCATCTCTGTTGGCATTGTGGAAGGGAAAGCCGTATGTGATTTGGAATATGTAGAAGATTCTGCGGCACAAACCGATATGAATGTGGTGATGATGGAAGACGGTCGTATGATTGAAGTGCAAGGTACGGCGGAAGGAGAACCATTCAGTCATGAAGAATTACTAACATTACTTGATTTAGCGAAACAGGGCTGCCATCAAATTTTTGCAGCGCAACGTGAGGCATTGGGGATTTAA
- the pyrE gene encoding orotate phosphoribosyltransferase, with amino-acid sequence MEQYKRDFIEFALSRNVLKFGEFTLKSGRKSPYFFNAGLFNTGADLARLGEFYAAAIQASAVDFDVVFGPAYKGIPIGTTVSVALFNRYHIDKPVCFNRKEVKDHGEGGNLIGSPLQGKVLLVDDVITAGTAIRESMALISENKAELAAVLIALNRKERGKGELSAIQEVERDYQCQVLSIIDLDDLMQFIEQDQRYSRHLAEMVAYRAEFGV; translated from the coding sequence ATGGAACAATATAAACGTGATTTTATTGAATTTGCTTTAAGTCGTAACGTCTTGAAATTTGGTGAATTTACTTTGAAATCAGGACGTAAAAGCCCGTATTTTTTCAATGCAGGGCTATTTAATACCGGTGCGGATTTAGCCCGCTTAGGGGAATTTTATGCAGCCGCAATTCAAGCAAGTGCGGTCGATTTTGACGTTGTTTTTGGCCCTGCTTATAAAGGCATTCCTATTGGAACAACCGTTTCTGTGGCATTATTTAACCGATATCACATTGATAAACCCGTCTGCTTTAACCGCAAAGAAGTAAAAGATCACGGTGAAGGTGGAAATTTAATCGGTAGCCCATTGCAGGGGAAAGTGTTGTTGGTTGATGATGTGATCACCGCCGGCACGGCAATCCGTGAATCAATGGCACTTATCAGTGAAAATAAGGCAGAACTTGCTGCCGTATTAATTGCGTTAAATCGAAAAGAACGCGGTAAAGGTGAGCTTTCAGCTATTCAAGAAGTAGAACGTGATTATCAATGTCAAGTATTATCTATTATTGATCTGGATGATTTAATGCAATTTATTGAACAAGATCAGAGATATAGTCGTCATTTGGCAGAAATGGTTGCTTATCGTGCAGAGTTTGGGGTGTAA
- the djlA gene encoding co-chaperone DjlA has product MNFIGKILGVFIGWKMGGFFGAIAGLILGSIADKKLYELGAVNSSFFKRKTTRQDLFMQTTFAVLGHLSKSKGRVTEEDIQLASQLMAQMKLDDNGRKLAQEAFRRGKEADFPIRQVIREFRIGCGQRADLLRMFLHVQVQAAFADSQLHDAEKEVLYVIAEELGLSRMQFEQMLAMETAARAFAQGGFYRQYQQGAYQQHSGYEYQQRGGAYQQSSGPTLNDAYKVLGVSESDDRNTVKRAYRRLMNEHHPDKLVAKGLPPEMMEMAKEKAQQIQAAYDLICKVKGWK; this is encoded by the coding sequence ATGAATTTTATTGGAAAAATTTTAGGTGTGTTTATCGGCTGGAAAATGGGCGGTTTCTTCGGCGCCATTGCGGGGCTGATCTTAGGTTCTATTGCAGATAAAAAGCTATATGAACTTGGTGCGGTAAATTCCAGTTTTTTTAAACGTAAAACGACACGCCAAGATTTATTTATGCAGACCACCTTCGCCGTACTTGGGCATTTGAGCAAATCCAAAGGCCGTGTGACGGAAGAAGATATTCAACTTGCCAGCCAATTGATGGCACAAATGAAGTTGGATGATAATGGTCGTAAACTGGCTCAAGAGGCTTTTCGCCGAGGCAAAGAGGCAGATTTTCCTATACGACAAGTGATTCGTGAGTTTCGTATCGGATGCGGACAACGAGCCGATTTATTGCGTATGTTTTTACATGTGCAAGTGCAGGCGGCATTTGCTGATTCTCAGCTTCACGACGCTGAAAAAGAGGTGCTTTATGTGATTGCCGAAGAACTGGGTTTATCACGTATGCAATTCGAGCAAATGCTTGCAATGGAAACCGCGGCTCGGGCTTTTGCACAAGGCGGTTTCTATCGACAATATCAACAAGGCGCGTATCAACAGCACAGTGGTTATGAATATCAACAACGTGGTGGCGCGTATCAGCAATCTTCCGGACCGACTTTAAATGATGCTTATAAAGTATTAGGTGTGAGTGAATCCGATGATCGCAATACGGTGAAACGTGCTTATCGCCGTTTAATGAACGAACATCATCCGGATAAACTTGTGGCAAAAGGTTTGCCACCGGAAATGATGGAAATGGCAAAAGAAAAAGCACAGCAAATCCAAGCGGCTTACGACTTAATTTGTAAAGTAAAAGGCTGGAAATAA
- a CDS encoding sugar O-acetyltransferase: METGLQVDYGCNIHVGENFFTNFNCVILDVAPVRIGDNCLLVPNVQILTATHPVSAKARISGSETGKAVTIGDNCWIGAGAIINLGVTLGNNVVVASGAVVTKSFDDNVLIGGCPARVIKTLE; encoded by the coding sequence GTGGAAACGGGCTTGCAAGTGGATTACGGTTGCAATATTCACGTTGGCGAGAACTTTTTTACCAACTTCAATTGTGTGATTTTGGATGTTGCCCCCGTACGAATCGGCGATAACTGCTTGCTCGTCCCCAATGTGCAAATCTTAACCGCCACCCATCCTGTGAGTGCGAAAGCAAGAATTTCAGGCTCAGAAACTGGCAAAGCGGTGACGATTGGCGATAATTGCTGGATCGGGGCAGGGGCAATCATTAACCTCGGAGTGACACTCGGCAATAACGTAGTCGTCGCATCGGGGGCGGTGGTAACCAAATCCTTTGATGATAACGTGCTTATTGGTGGCTGTCCTGCACGAGTAATAAAAACATTGGAATAA
- a CDS encoding maltose acetyltransferase domain-containing protein: MMTEYEKMVAGELYNPMHPDLIEMRVKARDLTYDFNQTRLRDIEKRTQILKSLSVARAIGSMWKRACKWITVAIFTLARTFLPTSIV, translated from the coding sequence ATGATGACAGAATACGAAAAAATGGTTGCTGGTGAGCTGTATAACCCAATGCACCCTGATTTGATCGAAATGCGAGTGAAGGCCCGGGATTTGACCTACGACTTCAACCAAACCCGTTTGCGAGACATCGAAAAACGCACGCAGATTTTGAAATCACTTTCGGTAGCACGGGCAATTGGGTCTATGTGGAAACGGGCTTGCAAGTGGATTACGGTTGCAATATTCACGTTGGCGAGAACTTTTTTACCAACTTCAATTGTGTGA